Proteins co-encoded in one Cynocephalus volans isolate mCynVol1 chromosome 11, mCynVol1.pri, whole genome shotgun sequence genomic window:
- the TMEM40 gene encoding transmembrane protein 40 isoform X3, translated as METSGSSSQPQDNSRVHRETEDLDRSSDEDQHPRVTAKRRRSLGAGRPHRDSSPGAGHGEPDVWKNELQLYGDASGELAPSGESGLRRRGSDPANGEVEASQLRRLNIKKDDEFFHFILLCFAIGALLVCYHYYSDWLMSLGVGLLTFASLETVGIYFGLVYRIHSVLHGFIPLFQKFRLMGFRKTD; from the exons ATGGAGACTTCAGGATCCTCCTCCCAGCCTCAAGACAACAGTCGAGtccacagagaaacagaagatctggACC GCAGCAGTGATGAGGACCAGCACCCCAGAGTAACTGCAAAACGTCGCCGGAGCCTGGGGGCTGGACGCCCCCACAGGGACAGCTCACCCG GTGCGGGGCATGGGGAGCCTGATGTTTGGAAGAATGAGCTTCAACTCTATGGAG ATGCCTCTGGAGAGCTGGCTCCCTCTGGGGAATCAG GACTCCGAAGAAGAGGCTCTGACCCAGCAAATG GAGAAGTGGAGGCCTCTCAGCTAAGAAGACTGAACATAAAGAAAGATG ATGAGTTTTTCCATTTCATCCTCCTCTGCTTTGCCATCGGGGCCTTGCTGGTGTGTTATCACTATTACTCAG ACTGGCTCATGTCCCTTGGGGTTGGCCTGCTCACGTTTGCCTCCCTGGAGACCGTTGGCATCTACTTTGGGCTGG TGTACCGGATCCACAGCGTCCTGCACGGCTTCATCCCCCTCTTTCAGAAGTTTAGGCTGATGG GTTTCAGGAAGACCGACTGA
- the TMEM40 gene encoding transmembrane protein 40 isoform X1 — protein sequence METSGSSSQPQDNSRVHRETEDLDHKQDGKTGPFSQEEHERDKSSSSSSSSSSSSSSSSSSSSSGSSDEDQHPRVTAKRRRSLGAGRPHRDSSPGAGHGEPDVWKNELQLYGDASGELAPSGESGLRRRGSDPANGEVEASQLRRLNIKKDDEFFHFILLCFAIGALLVCYHYYSDWLMSLGVGLLTFASLETVGIYFGLVYRIHSVLHGFIPLFQKFRLMGFRKTD from the exons ATGGAGACTTCAGGATCCTCCTCCCAGCCTCAAGACAACAGTCGAGtccacagagaaacagaagatctggACC ACAAGCAAGATGGGAAGACCGGACCCTTTTCCCAAGAAGAGCATGAGAGAGAcaagtcctcctcctcctcctcctcctcctcttcctcctcctcctcgtcttcGTCCTCGTCCTCCTCAG GCAGCAGTGATGAGGACCAGCACCCCAGAGTAACTGCAAAACGTCGCCGGAGCCTGGGGGCTGGACGCCCCCACAGGGACAGCTCACCCG GTGCGGGGCATGGGGAGCCTGATGTTTGGAAGAATGAGCTTCAACTCTATGGAG ATGCCTCTGGAGAGCTGGCTCCCTCTGGGGAATCAG GACTCCGAAGAAGAGGCTCTGACCCAGCAAATG GAGAAGTGGAGGCCTCTCAGCTAAGAAGACTGAACATAAAGAAAGATG ATGAGTTTTTCCATTTCATCCTCCTCTGCTTTGCCATCGGGGCCTTGCTGGTGTGTTATCACTATTACTCAG ACTGGCTCATGTCCCTTGGGGTTGGCCTGCTCACGTTTGCCTCCCTGGAGACCGTTGGCATCTACTTTGGGCTGG TGTACCGGATCCACAGCGTCCTGCACGGCTTCATCCCCCTCTTTCAGAAGTTTAGGCTGATGG GTTTCAGGAAGACCGACTGA
- the TMEM40 gene encoding transmembrane protein 40 isoform X2: METSGSSSQPQDNSRVHRETEDLDHKQDGKTGPFSQEEHERDKSSSSSSSSSSSSSSSSSSSSSGSSDEDQHPRVTAKRRRSLGAGRPHRDSSPGAGHGEPDVWKNELQLYGGLRRRGSDPANGEVEASQLRRLNIKKDDEFFHFILLCFAIGALLVCYHYYSDWLMSLGVGLLTFASLETVGIYFGLVYRIHSVLHGFIPLFQKFRLMGFRKTD, from the exons ATGGAGACTTCAGGATCCTCCTCCCAGCCTCAAGACAACAGTCGAGtccacagagaaacagaagatctggACC ACAAGCAAGATGGGAAGACCGGACCCTTTTCCCAAGAAGAGCATGAGAGAGAcaagtcctcctcctcctcctcctcctcctcttcctcctcctcctcgtcttcGTCCTCGTCCTCCTCAG GCAGCAGTGATGAGGACCAGCACCCCAGAGTAACTGCAAAACGTCGCCGGAGCCTGGGGGCTGGACGCCCCCACAGGGACAGCTCACCCG GTGCGGGGCATGGGGAGCCTGATGTTTGGAAGAATGAGCTTCAACTCTATGGAG GACTCCGAAGAAGAGGCTCTGACCCAGCAAATG GAGAAGTGGAGGCCTCTCAGCTAAGAAGACTGAACATAAAGAAAGATG ATGAGTTTTTCCATTTCATCCTCCTCTGCTTTGCCATCGGGGCCTTGCTGGTGTGTTATCACTATTACTCAG ACTGGCTCATGTCCCTTGGGGTTGGCCTGCTCACGTTTGCCTCCCTGGAGACCGTTGGCATCTACTTTGGGCTGG TGTACCGGATCCACAGCGTCCTGCACGGCTTCATCCCCCTCTTTCAGAAGTTTAGGCTGATGG GTTTCAGGAAGACCGACTGA